The Salinirubellus salinus genome segment GTTCGATCCCGTGATTGGCGTGGAACTCGAGGAACACCATCGGCGAATCGGAGAGGTCGGTGTCGAGGTGTTCGTTCGCGATGTCGACGCTGAGCTCGTCGATGAGTTCGATCTTGGCGACGTCGACGCCCGAGCGGACGGCGTCGGCGATCGCGGCCCCCGCGTCGGCGACGGTGGGGAACGTCGCTCGGCCACCCCAGACCTGTTCGGGTCGCCCGGCCAGCTGGAGCGTGACGCGCGTGACGACGGCGAGCGTGCCCTCGCTGCCGATGAGCAACTCCTTGAGGTTGTAGCCGGCGGAGGTCTTGATGGCCTTGCTCCCCGCGGTGATGACCTCGCCGGAGGGCAGGACGGCCTCGAGTTCCAGCACCCAGTCGCCGACCTCGCCGTACTTGACGGTCTTCATCCCGCTGGCGTCGTTCGCGATCATCCCGCCGATGGTGGAGATGGCCCCCGAGGACGGGAGTGCCGGGAGGAAGAGGCCGTGCTTCTCGACCGCTTCGTTCACCTCGTCGCCGAGGATGCCCGGCCCGACGTCGACCTGCCGGTCGTCCGGGCGGATGTCGTGGACGTCGTCCATCCGCGAGAGGTCCATGCTGATGCCCTCCTCGACGGGGACGGCGTTCCCCTCGAGACTCGTCCCGGCGGCGTACGGCGTGACCGGAACGCCGTGTTCGTTCGCGGCCGAGAGCACCGAGGCGACCTCCTCGGTGCGCTCTGGCCACACGACCGCATCGGGGAGCACGGCGTCGGCCTCGTCGGTCCCCCAGTCGATCGAGTGCTCGGTCCGGTCGGCTCGCGTACGAGAGATGCGAGCGGACGGCAGCAACCCGTCGAGGAACTCGGTGTCGTGGCTCATGCACGAACAGGGTGAGTGTGGCGATTTAGTGCCACCGGAATCGACACTCCACTCGGCGGCAGTTCACCGGCCGGCGGCGGCGTCGGCGAACGTCGGAGACGAAGCGCGCCCGGACCACCGGAGCGCCAGTCCCGGCGGTCGCTGGCGGCGGGGTCGGTCGACCGGACGGCGTATCCACGCCGTGGCCTCGCGTCGCGATTCACCGGGGGAGAACGCGGAGCTGTGCCCCGCACGGCGCCGTCGATTCGGCTCGAACGGCGTTGAGACGTTCCGAGACGCTCGTTCTCGCGCGTTCCTGGCGTTCGGGGCCGACCCCTCTCATGTTAGGTCCTATCGTTATTCCCGTCTCTTCTGACCCGTACGTATGCGACAAGATAGCACGAGTGACGGAACGAGCGGTCGCACGGGACGACCGAGTCGTCGGCGCTTCCTCCAGTTGACCGGGGCGGCCGGCGCTGCGGGGCTCGCGGGGTGTGTCAACAGCCTCGGCGGCGGGGGGAACGACCTCGCCGACACGCTGGTCATCCAGATGGAGGGGGGGAGTATGCTCGAGGCGCTCAAGTCCGAGGCGTTCGGGCCGTTCGAGGAGGAGTTCGGTGCCTCGGTGGAGGTGAGCCTCCGGAGCAGTCAGCAGAACGGGTACGCGAAGATCAAGGCCGGGCAGGCCGAGGCCGACATGACGAGCGTCCCGCCGTTCACGCTCTACAACGGGACCAAGGAGGGGCTGTGGTCGCCCATCAGTACGGACGAGATTCCGAACTACGAGTCGAACGTCCTCGACCCGCTGAAGAACCCGGTGTTCGACCCCGGTCAGGAGGTCCACGGCATCCCCCACGCGTACGGGACGGTCGGCATGGCGTACAACAAGAACGAGCTGGACTCGCCGAGTTCGTGGAGCGTCACGTGGGACGGCTCGTACGAGGGGCACGTCGCGATGGAGGGGTTCGGCTTCATCCGCGTGTTCACGACCGCCCTCGAGATGGGGATGGACCCCAACGAGATCGGTGCGAACGGCTCCTACGAGGAGAACATCGGGAAGATATGGGACCGGGTCGCCGAGCAGCAGGACCTGGTCGTCACGAACTGGACGAGCGGCGACGAGCAGGCCCGGCTGTTCGCCTCGGAGGACGCCTGGGTCGGCGAGGCGTGGGGGAACGTCATCTACGGCGCGGTCCAGGAGGGGAACGACCACCTCGGGTACACCATCCCCGAGGAGGGGGCGTACGGCTACACGCAGAACCACGCCATCCTGAACGACATCAGCGAGACGCGGCGCAAGACCGCCCTGGAGTTCATCAACTTCCTGCTGCGTGACGACATCCTCCAGCCGGTCACCGAGAAGCTCGGCCTGCCGCCGGCGACCTCGGTCACCTCGGACGAGATCGAGAACCTCTACGACTACGACCCCCGCGGCGGGAAGGGACTCAAGTTCCCCGACGTCGCGTACATCAACGAACACAACGACGAGTGGTCACAGCGCTGGGAAGAGATCCGAGGGAACTGAGCCGGGCGCGTCGACCACCACGTTCCACACATCATGGCATTTCTAGAACTCGATAACCTCAGGAAGGAGTTCGGTGACCTCGTCGCGGTCGACGGCGTCTCGTTGACGGTCGAGGAGGGGCAGTTCGTCACCATCGTCGGGCCGAGCGGCTGCGGGAAGTCGACCATCCTCCGGAGCATCACCGGGCTCGAGACGCCCACGAGCGGCGAGATACGACTCGAGGGGAGGGACATCACGGAGCTCCCGCCGTACCGGCGCAACATCGGGCTGGTGTTCCAGGACTACGCCCTGTTCCCACACAAGACCGTCTTCGAGAACGTCGCCTTCGGGCTGAAGATGCGCGGGGCGCCCGAGGCAGAGCAACGCGAGCGGGTCACCGAGATGCTCGAGATGGTGAACCTCGAGGGGTACGAGGAGAAGTACCCCGGCGAGTGCAGCGGTGGCGAGCAACAGCGCATCGCCGTCGCCCGGGCCATCGCGTTCGACCCGGACCTCGTGCTGATGGACGAGCCGCTGTCCAACCTCGACAAGAACCTCCGAACGAGCATCCGGAGCGAACTCCGCCGCATCCAGGCCGAGACGGGCGTGACGACCCTGTACGTCACGCACAACCAGAACGAGGCGCTCTCGCTGGGCGACAAGCTCGCGGTGATGAACGACGGCCGGCTCGAGCAGTACGACACGCCCGAGGACACCTACCGCGAGCCCCGGACCCGGTTCGTCGCGGACTTCCTCGGCCGCTCGACGGAGCTCCAGGGCACCTACACCCGCCCGGAGGGTGTGGCCAACCCCGTCGCCGACCTCGGCGAGGGGCTCGAACTCGAGGTGACCGCGCGTGACGGCCTGTCGAACGGCGACCCGGTCTCGCTGTTCCTCCGCGACGAGAAGGTGAAGCTCGTCAACGGGCACGCGCCGGAGCGGAACGTCCTCGAGGGCGAGATCGAGTCCGTCGACTACCGTGGTCGCGACATCAACTACTTCATCCGTGTCCCGGAGCTCGACCGGACGATCCAGGTGAGCCACGTCGCCGACGACAGCGCCGAGCGGTTCCACGACCTCGGTGACACGGTCCGGTTCCACATCGAGCCGGAGAACGTCACGTGCCTCCCGGCGGAGGGGACGCCGTGAGTGCGGAGCGCTCGCGGCTGCCCGCGCTGAAAGACCGGGTGATGGAGAACGACTGGGTCCGCTTCGCCATCTCGCCCGGACTCGGCCTCGGCTGGGTCGTCCTGTTGTTGTTCCTGCCGATGACGGTCATCCTCGCCATCTCGTTCTCCGTCCCCGGCGACTTCGGCAACGTCATCTACGAGTTCACGCTCGAGAACTACCGGCGCTTCTGGGAGTCGGCCGTCTACAAGAACATCATCCTCGAGTCGCTGTTCTACGGGGTCGTCGTGACGGCGCTGGCCCTGCCGTTCGGCTACACCGCCGGCTACTTCCTGGGCCGCTCGAAGACCGACTGGAAGTGGATCCTCCTCGGCCTGGTCGTGCTCCAGTACTGGGTGCCGTTCATCATCCGCACCTACGCGTGGATCATCATCCTCTCGAACAACGGCGTCCTCAACCAGTTGCTGATGGGGGTCGGGTTGCTCGACGCGCCGCTCGACATCATGTACACGACGTACAGCATGGTGCTCGGGCTGACGGTGAGCCTGCTGCCGTTCATGATACTCCCGGTGTACGTCTCGGTGAGCACCATCGACGAGGACCAGATCCACGCCGCGAAGACGCTGGGCGCCACCGACTTCCGCGCGTTCCGCGAGATAACGCTCCCGCAGTCGCTCCCGGGTATCGTCTCGGGCGTCCTGTTCGTGTTCATCATCGGTGCGGGTGCGTTCCTCGCGCCGACGCTGCTCGGCGGGCCGGACACGCGGATGATCGCCCCGGTCATCGAGACGGTGTTCATCCTCGACTTCAACTGGCCGTTCGCGGCGGCGCTGTCGGTCATCTACTTCGGCGTCATCGGCCTGTTGCTCTACCTGTTCACCCGGCGGGTCGACCTCGAAGAGGCACTCGACACAGGGGGGGCGGTCTGAGATGGCGACCGACCACGCCACCACCGGCGAGACGGACGTCGACGCCGAGCGGGGCTACTTCGGTATCACGCTCCCCTCGCACGTCAAGTGGAACCTCGTCCGCGCGACGACCGTCGTGGTCTACGTGCTGATGATCCTGCCGTTGCTCGTCATCGTCCTCAACTCGTTCAACCCGTCGCGGCTCGGGAACTTCCCGCCGCAGTCGCTCAGCCTGCGCTGGTACGAGGCGCTGCTCGCCGACGGGCTCATGTTGCGAGCGCTGGTCAACAGCCTCCAGGTCGGCATCGCGGCGGCGCTCTGTGCCGGCCTCGTCGGCACGCTCACGGCGATGGGGTTCGTCCGCAAGCGGTTCCGGCTGAAGAACGGGCTGGTCATCGTGCTGCTCTCGCCGCTGCTGGTTCCGCCCATCATCGTCGGGGTGGCGGCGACCATCTTCTTCGGCCAGCTCGGCGTCGGGCGCTCGCTCTGGTGGCTCATCGTGATGCACACCCTGCTCGGGCTCCCGTACGCGTTCCTCATCATCCGGAGTCAGCTCTACCTCTTCGACGAGACGCTCGAGGAGGCCGCCCGGACGCTCGGGGCCGACCGGCTCACCACGTTCCGGGAGGTCACCTTCCCCATCATCGCGCCGTCCATCGTCACGGCGATGGTGATCGTCTTCGTCATCTCGTTCGGCGAGTTCACCGCGACCCAGTTCTGGGTCGAGCGGACGACGACGACGGTCCCGGTCGTCATCTTCTCGATGCTGCGGACGAGCATCAGCCCGAAGATCGACGCCCTCGCGACGGTCATGCTGGTCGTGACCATCGCGGTCCCGGCCCTGTTGCTCGGGGCGCGGCGCTGGCTGTTCGAGCACTGAACGGGACGGGGCAGGGGGCGGACCGGCCGCTCACTCCGTCTCCCCGACGACGCGAGTGACGTACGCGGAGGTCGACGCCTGGAGCAGTGCCCGGTAGCCGAGGCGGAAGGCGAGCCGGTCGCCGACGGCGACGTCGCCGGCGTCCGTGACGTCACAGACGGTGTGGTCGCTGCTCGCGCCGACCACCCGTACGCCGTCGCGGACCGGGTCGAGTTGCTCCGGCACCGTGTCCTGTCTCCCGAGCGTGAGCACGGCCCGTCGGCGCGGCCCCTCCGCCCTCGACTCGGGGTCAGGCCGCGTGCCGTCGACGGGCTGGCCCTGCGGCCCGGCCGGGGTGGCTGGCTTGCGCTTGCACTCGACGACCTCCGCGTGGAGGGTGAACGCGTCACGCCGAAGGGACGGGAGGTGGCGGTCGCGAGCGGCGTCGGTCCCGAGGAGGATGGCCTCCCCGACCCGGAGTTCGTTCACCCGCGCGGGGAGGTCGCCGGCCTCGGCGAGCGGGAGGGTGACGCTGCTCCCACCCGAGACCACGTCGAGGCGACGGCCGACGGCGGCCTCGCACGCCTCGACGGTCTCGACGAACGACGCCATCGACTCGGCCGTCGGGAGCACCCCGGACAGGCAGCCGACGTTGGTCCCGACCCCGGCGACGCGGACCCCGTCGAGGTCGGCTGCCGCCGCCACCAGTGCCGGCGCGTCGGCCGGGAGCACGCCCTCGCGCCGGTCGCCGGTGTCGACCATCACCACGACGTCGTGCGTCAGGCCGCGTCGGCGGGCGGCGGCCGACAGCGCCTCCACGACCGCCCGTTCGGTGACCAGCGAGCGGTCGGCCGCGCGCAGGACACGCCCGACGTCGCCCACCGTCGGGGAGACGAGCAGCGTCCGCTCGACGTGGGGACCGACCGCGTCGCGCAGCCGCTCGAGGTTCCGGACGCGCGAGTCGGCGAGACCGTCGAGTCCACCCGCGAGCATCGCCCGGGCGACGACCGGGTCGCCACAGACGGCCTTCGTGACGCCGACCACGCGGCCGTCGAAGCGGTCGCGGACCGCCGTGGCGTTCTCGCGGATGGCGCTCGGGTCGAGCCGGACCACCGGCGCCGGCACCGACGACGCGTGGCCGCGCCGTTCAGTCGGCATCCTCGCCGCCGTCGTGGCGAGCGTCGGCCCGCTGTGCGGTCCCGACGAGTTCGACCGCGCCAGCCGCGAGGATGCGCGCCACCTCGACGGTCTCGGCGACGTCGACCCACTCGCCCGCGCTGTGGACGTTCGCCCCGTCGGGGCCGAGGATGACCGTCGGGAGCCCCTCGCGGTGGCCGAGGTAGTTGAAGTCCCCGACGCTCGGGAAGTAGCCCACCCCGGGCCGGTCGCCGGTGACGGTCTCGGTCGCGGCCGCCAGCCCCTCGACCAGCGGTTCGTCCTCGTCGACGGTGTACGGGCCGTAGCGTGCGTCCGGGTGTGGCGTCTCGCGGAGGCCGACATCGACATCGACGTCGCCCAGGTCGAGCGAGTCGACGACCGCTTCCGCCTCCGAGAGGACGGTCCCGCTCGTCTCGCCGGGGACGACGTGGCGGTCGACGAGGAGTCGGCACGACTCCGGGACCGACAGCGTCTGGCTGCCGCCCTCGATACGGAGCGGACAGACCGACCCGGAGCCGAGCAGCGGGTGAGACCCCACCTCCATCTCCTCGAGGGCGGCGGCGATGCGACTGGCCGCGACGACGGCGTTCGCCCCCCGCTCGGGCATCGACCCGTGGGCGGCGGTCCCGCGGACCTCGATGTCGTAGAGGAACCGACCGCGGGCGCCGAGATACAGCCGCGGGTTCGTGGCGTCCGACTCGCTGTCGAACGCCGGGCCGGGCTCGGTGACGACGGCCATGTCACAGTCCGCGAGGCGGCCGTCGCGGATGAGCTGGTCCGTCCCGAGCCCGTAGGGACCCTCCTCGTCGACGACGGCCGTGAGCACCACGTCGCCAGCGAGGTCGACGTCGGCCTCGGCCAGTGCGGCGAACGCCGACATCGCGGCTGCCAGCCCCGCCTTCATGTCGGCGGCCCCCTGGCCGTAGAGGCGGCCGTCCTCGATGCGGCCGGACAGCGGGTCCTCCTCCCAGTCCGCGACGAGTTCGACCGTGTCGACGTGGCCGTTCAACAGCAGGGTCGGGGCCGCTGGGTCGGACCCCTCGAGTCGGGCGATGACGTTCCGGCCCTCGTAGCCGGTGACGTCGGGCTCGCTCACGCGGTGGTACGAGGGGTCGAGGCCACGCTCGGCGAGCCAGTCGTGGACGAACTCGACGATCTCCGCCTCGTGGAAGTACGGACTCTCGATGCGGACGAGCGACCGCAGCAGGTCGACGGTCCGGTCGGTGTCGACCGTGTCGGCGGCCGCACGCGACGTCCCCGCACTCATCGTGACACCCGGTCACTGCCGTCTCCGTCTCGTGGTCGGTGTCCGCCGGTCATAGCTGGGGAAAGCGAGGCTCTCGTTCTAACCACGGTCCCTAACATGAGGGGTGGGACTCACGCCGCTGCGGCCGCCTCCGTGAACAGGGCCAGTCCGAGCGCCGTCTCGCGGTCGGTCACGTCGAGCGGCGGGAGGAGGCGGACGGTCCGTCGGCCACACCCGAGGACGAGCAGCCCCCGTTCGAAGCAGTTCGCGACGACCCGCTCCTGTCGTTCCGGGCTGTCGAACTCGACGCCGAGCATCAGCCCACGGCCACGGACGTCCGTCACGGCCTCGAGGTTGGCGTCGACGAGGCCCTCGCGCAACTGCCGGCCACGCTCGCGGGCGTTCGCCAGCAACCCCTCGTCCTCGACGACGTCCATCGTGACGGCCCCCTCGAGCGCGGCCGAGAGGTCGCCAGCCCCCCAGGTCGAGGAGATGCGGCCGGTGTCGCTCGGGAACACGTCCGACCGGGAGACGGTCGCGCCGACCCGGAGCCCCTTGGCCGCGGTGACGATGTCCGGTTCGAGGTCGAGGTGGTCGACGCCCCAGCGCTCGCCCGTCCGCCCGAGGCCGGCCTGAATCTCGTCGCTGATGACGCGGATGTCGTGGCGCTCGCGGATGGCCGCGACGTCGGCGACGAACCGCTCGTTCGGCACGCGGTAGCCGCCCTCGCCCTGTATCGGCTCGAGGACGAGGAACGCGACCTCGTCGGGGGCCGTGCGACCGTGGTCCGGGTGGAGCTCGTCCGCCAGCACGTTCCCGCCGGGCCCGTCGGTCCGCCACCCGCAGGTACACGCCCCGCGACAGGTGCAGTACGGGACCGAGACGACACCCGGAACCTCCGGGTAGCCCGCCCGGTGGATGGCCTTCGAGCGGTTCATCGACAGGGCGCCGAGCGTCCGGCCGTGGAACGCGCCGTCGAAGGTGACCGCCCGGTGGCCGCCCTGCTGGTAGCAGATCTTGATGGCGTTCTCGACGGCCTCGGCCCCGGAGTTCGAGAGGAAGACGGTGTCCATCCCGTAGTGGTCGGTCCACTCGACGAGTCGTTCCATCAGCTGTGACGGGCCCGGCAGGTCCGGGTCGGCGGGGTCGCCACCGAGACTCGCGTAGAAGTCCTGGCCGGCGATCTTCCCCGGCGTGACCACGCCGAGTGACGCGAGCGCCTCGACCAGTCGAGGGTGGTTGTAGCCGAGCGGCGAGGCGGCCACGTGACTCGTGAAATCGAGCAGGACGTTCCCGTCGACGTCGGTACAGAACGGGCCGGTCGCCTCGGCGGTCACGTCCCAGACGAACTCGTAGACGTAGGTGCTGGGGGCGGCGAACCGGTGGTGGTAGTCGGTCCACTCGCGGGCGGCCTCGCCCGGGAGGGTCCGGGCGTCCGGCACGGCGGTGTCGCGGTCCATGCGGATTACTGGCACGGGTCGCCCCTCAGCCCCCCGCCTAGTATGTCAGGGGCGTGTCGGGCCGGGACCGCCCTACGGGAGGACGTCGAACAGTTTCGACTCGGCCTTGCGGAGATGTTCGAGCGCCGTCGCCTTCGAGACGCCGAGTTCGTCCGCCAGGTCCGTCGCGCTGACCTCCCGTGGCCAGTTGTAGTAGCCCCGGCGACGGGCGAGGTTGAACACGTCGCGCTGTCGCTCGGAGAGCAGGCCCTGACTCAGGACGCCGTCGCTCTCTCGGGGGTCCGCGACGATGCGCTGGACCTCGATCTCCGCGTCCATGCTCTCGCGGACGGCATCGAGTCGGTTCCGGATGCCGTCGCGGTCCGCCTCAACGACGACCGTCCAGTACTCGCGGCCGTCGTGGATCCAGACCGCCTTGTCCGGGATGAACCCCTTCGAGACGAGCGCGTCGTTGATGCTGTGGTCGTCGCCGTACTCGACGATGAGGCTCCGCGAGGCGTTCCCCGTCCCCGGCACCTGCGTGTCGACGCCACCGCGCGAGGCCAGCGGCGACACCGACTTCGTCAGCGGTGACGTGTCGATGGCCTCGACGAGCGTCTCCAGTTCAGACGCCGACTCCGCGTAGACGGTGAACCGCCCTTTCAGCGTCTCGCCGACCGAGTAGACCCCGTGTCCGAGGATTCCACCCGAGTTGGCCTCGGTGACCTTGAGCGTCCAGCACTCCGGGTGCCAGATGCGCAGCGTCAGGTGCGACCCGACCCCGTCGGCAGTCTCGGACAGTTCCATGACACACGGTATCGTGTGTACCGACAAGACTGTACCGACGACCGACTGTACCGGTCGGTTCGGCGCGCGAAGTACGGTGGGGGACGGTTCTGGAGCCATCGAGACCGACGCGGAGGCCCCCCTATCGGTATATATCCGAATTACACAACGACTACTCCCCGCTCACAGGAGTGGACGTACACGTCGCCACGGACCGCCCGTGGCGAGCGAGGAGCCCATGTCCAAGACAGACGAGACTTCCCCGGAGGACGCACAGGAATCGATATACGAAGCGTACGTGCTGGACGTACGGATCGTCGAGACGGCGAACGAGCGTGGCGAGCCGCGGTACCGGTTCGAGGCGGGCACCCACCGTGGGCGGGAGTTCGAGGACCCGGAGCTGGCCACGCTGTACGCCGACGTCTACTTCTGCACCAACGGCTTCGAAGAGGCGGGCACCGGTGACCGCGGTGTCCCGCCGGAGATCGTCGGGGCCGGCCGGGCCGTCCTGGCGTCGTACTTCCTCACCCAGCCGAGCATCGACCAGCACTGGGCTGCCTCCTTCTTCGGGGTGAAACCCCACCGCATCCGGGAGTACACGAACTGGGTTCGCCAGAACGCCGAGCAGATCCGCGAGGGCGCCGCGGACCGCGGGCTGGCGTAGTCGGCGGCGTTCCGGCGACCCGGACGCTCGTGGTGATGCGTACTCGCGAGTCTGCCCGACCCGAGTATCCGAGCGGACTATAGTGAGGTAGCGAGGAGGTCGGCGGTCCATAGCGGTATCGACGGGGCAGTCTTGATATGCGCTCGAAAGTGTAAGTATTGAAATGTATTATAAACCGCTTTGAGTGGCGGAGTGTCCCGTCCACTCGCATGGTCGACCTCGATCGACGGAACCTGATGTCTTCGGCAGTCGCCGCCGCGCTGGGCGCCAGCGTGGTCGGAACTGGAGTCGCGAGCGCGAGTGACAGCGAGATACCGGAATCGGACACCCCGGGCGCACCGAGCGTGAAGGGCGAACTCAAGCGGTTCGCGAACACGGCGTTCGGTGCGGAGGTGACGGGGCCGTACGTCTTCGGCGACGGGACGCTCCTCTTCAGCAACCAGCACCCCGAGGAGAACAACCAGGGCGCGTTCAAGTACCCCGGGGTCGGCTACTTCAGCGGGTTCCAGTTCGAGCTCGACGGGGACAACGACGACTTCGAGGAGCTGAGCATTCCGAACGACAAGGACAAGCAGACCCGGATCCGCAGCAGTGCCGGCGAGTACACGTACCTCGGCGTGGGCCGGGAACCGATCAACGGACACGAGGAACGACTCGGCGTGACCCAGACGCCCGACGGCACGGACATCACGCTCGACAACTTCGAGGGGACGCAGTACGGGGCGGCCGCGACCAACCCCGACTGCAACCAGGTCGTGGAGGCCGGCGATGACTCCGCGTACGACGGCTTCCTCTACACCAACTGGGAGAACAGCCCCGGGAACGTCTCGCGGCTGCCGCTCACCCGTACCGAGGACGGCGAGTGGGAGGCCGACCCGGATAACGCCATCAACCTCGCGAACACAGAGTCGCTCCGGAGCCTCGGTGGCACGCGTATCAACTGCTACGGGGACAAGACGCCGTGGGGCACGATGGTCTCCTCCGAGGAGAACTACGCCCACCCGCGGGTCAACTACACGAACACCGTCGGCGACATCGTCGAGGACGGTGGCGAGGGGCGCACCGGTGCCGCCCAGTTCTGGAACCGTCCGAACCCGACCGTCGTCGGCTCCGGCGACTGGTTCGGCGAGTACAACGACGGTGTCTACACGCAGGGAGCCTTCGCCCTCGCCGGCGTCGAGTTCCTCGCGTACTACCTCGGTGCCGAACAGGTCGACCAGGACGCGGGCGGGAACACGCTGGAACCCATCAGCGACGTCTACCCCAACCCCTACCGGTACGGCTACCAGCTCGAGTTCCGCGAGCAGGGCGACGACGAGCCGCCGACGGCCATCAAGCACTACGTGATGGGTCGTGCCTCGTGGGAGGCGCCCGACTTCCAGAACGACCACAAGACGGTCTACGGCTGCTCTGACGGGGACTCGAAGGGCATCTACAAGTTCGTCGCAGACGAGGACATGACGACCGTCGACCCGATGGCCATCTCCGGGACGCTGTACGCCCCGAAGATCACCAACGACGCCGCGAACGTCGAGGAGTTCGGGAGCCGTGCCTCACCGGCTCAGGTCGACCTCGCGGTCGAGTGGATCCCGCTGGGCAGTGCCTCCAACGCGGAGTGCGAGGCGTGGATCGCCGAGTACGACGACGTCACTCAGGCTGACTACCTCGAAGCCCACGCGGAGAGCCAGGGCTGGAAGAGCATCGCGAACGACGGCAACCCCGGCAAAGGCAGCGACAAGGGCAAGGCGAAGGGCAAGCAGAACGCCCAGGAGAAACTCCAGGCGGCCCTCGAGGAAGCCGACCGCGAGGTCGTCGAGAACGGCAACCAGAACTACATCACCAACGAGGAGATCGTCGAGTGGGCCGACCAGTGGGAGGCCAAGGGGCCCGACGGCGTCGACGAGGAGCTCCGCAAGGTGCCCTTCCTCGAGACCCGCGCGGCCGCGAAGGAGATCGGCGCCTCCATCGAGTTCAACAAGGCCGAGGGGGTCGACAGCAGGGAGGACGCCAGTCCCGGTGACTACGTCTACTTCGGTATCTCCGAGTTCAACGACGACCTCGCCGACGAGACGGGCGACATCCAGATGGACCGCGTCGACGGCGGCGTCGTCTACCGCGCCGAACTCGAGAACGATTACGACGTCTCGACGCTCGAACCCGTCATCGTCGGGCCGGACTTCTCCGACGGGCCGGCCGACGCGAACGACGCGCTCCGGAACATCGACAACGTCTACGTGATGGACGACGGGCGGGTGCTCTGCTGCGAGGACGGTTTCGACGAGTCGAACCGCTCGTACCCGAACGACTGTCTGTACGTCTACGACCCGAACCCGGAGAACTGAGCTCGGGCCGGCACGCCGCCAGGGGCGTCGGCGACCGGGGCGCGCCCGGCCGGAGACCCACACCTCGTCTTTCTCTTCGTGTCGTCGGAGCGCCGGCTGTCGCGTCCCCCTCTGGAGCATCAGGGGAGGAGACGTCCTGTTCTCCAGTCAGTCTGAGAGCGCCCCGACGACGTCCTCGGCGGTGAACAGCCGGAGGTCGCCTCGCTCGGCGGCGGCCTCCTCGACCGATGGCGAGAATCCGCTCCGCGAGAAGAGGGCGTACCGTTCCTGCCGGTCGCCACCCTCGTTCGGCGTCCACCGGAGTTCCTCGGCGTGTCGCTGGAGGGAACTGAACGCATCGTAGCCCAGTGGCGAGCGCTGGAACTTGCACTCGCCGAGTACGAGCGTCTCGCCAGTCGACAGACCGACCACGTCTATCTCGTGCTCACCGTACCACCACTGGCCCACGTCTGCGATGGTCTCGTCCGGGTAGAGGGTCCGGAGTGCCGACCCAC includes the following:
- a CDS encoding M20 family metallopeptidase; translation: MSAGTSRAAADTVDTDRTVDLLRSLVRIESPYFHEAEIVEFVHDWLAERGLDPSYHRVSEPDVTGYEGRNVIARLEGSDPAAPTLLLNGHVDTVELVADWEEDPLSGRIEDGRLYGQGAADMKAGLAAAMSAFAALAEADVDLAGDVVLTAVVDEEGPYGLGTDQLIRDGRLADCDMAVVTEPGPAFDSESDATNPRLYLGARGRFLYDIEVRGTAAHGSMPERGANAVVAASRIAAALEEMEVGSHPLLGSGSVCPLRIEGGSQTLSVPESCRLLVDRHVVPGETSGTVLSEAEAVVDSLDLGDVDVDVGLRETPHPDARYGPYTVDEDEPLVEGLAAATETVTGDRPGVGYFPSVGDFNYLGHREGLPTVILGPDGANVHSAGEWVDVAETVEVARILAAGAVELVGTAQRADARHDGGEDAD
- a CDS encoding PhoX family protein; its protein translation is MVDLDRRNLMSSAVAAALGASVVGTGVASASDSEIPESDTPGAPSVKGELKRFANTAFGAEVTGPYVFGDGTLLFSNQHPEENNQGAFKYPGVGYFSGFQFELDGDNDDFEELSIPNDKDKQTRIRSSAGEYTYLGVGREPINGHEERLGVTQTPDGTDITLDNFEGTQYGAAATNPDCNQVVEAGDDSAYDGFLYTNWENSPGNVSRLPLTRTEDGEWEADPDNAINLANTESLRSLGGTRINCYGDKTPWGTMVSSEENYAHPRVNYTNTVGDIVEDGGEGRTGAAQFWNRPNPTVVGSGDWFGEYNDGVYTQGAFALAGVEFLAYYLGAEQVDQDAGGNTLEPISDVYPNPYRYGYQLEFREQGDDEPPTAIKHYVMGRASWEAPDFQNDHKTVYGCSDGDSKGIYKFVADEDMTTVDPMAISGTLYAPKITNDAANVEEFGSRASPAQVDLAVEWIPLGSASNAECEAWIAEYDDVTQADYLEAHAESQGWKSIANDGNPGKGSDKGKAKGKQNAQEKLQAALEEADREVVENGNQNYITNEEIVEWADQWEAKGPDGVDEELRKVPFLETRAAAKEIGASIEFNKAEGVDSREDASPGDYVYFGISEFNDDLADETGDIQMDRVDGGVVYRAELENDYDVSTLEPVIVGPDFSDGPADANDALRNIDNVYVMDDGRVLCCEDGFDESNRSYPNDCLYVYDPNPEN
- a CDS encoding class-III pyridoxal-phosphate-dependent aminotransferase; this translates as MDRDTAVPDARTLPGEAAREWTDYHHRFAAPSTYVYEFVWDVTAEATGPFCTDVDGNVLLDFTSHVAASPLGYNHPRLVEALASLGVVTPGKIAGQDFYASLGGDPADPDLPGPSQLMERLVEWTDHYGMDTVFLSNSGAEAVENAIKICYQQGGHRAVTFDGAFHGRTLGALSMNRSKAIHRAGYPEVPGVVSVPYCTCRGACTCGWRTDGPGGNVLADELHPDHGRTAPDEVAFLVLEPIQGEGGYRVPNERFVADVAAIRERHDIRVISDEIQAGLGRTGERWGVDHLDLEPDIVTAAKGLRVGATVSRSDVFPSDTGRISSTWGAGDLSAALEGAVTMDVVEDEGLLANARERGRQLREGLVDANLEAVTDVRGRGLMLGVEFDSPERQERVVANCFERGLLVLGCGRRTVRLLPPLDVTDRETALGLALFTEAAAAA
- a CDS encoding helix-turn-helix domain-containing protein — translated: MELSETADGVGSHLTLRIWHPECWTLKVTEANSGGILGHGVYSVGETLKGRFTVYAESASELETLVEAIDTSPLTKSVSPLASRGGVDTQVPGTGNASRSLIVEYGDDHSINDALVSKGFIPDKAVWIHDGREYWTVVVEADRDGIRNRLDAVRESMDAEIEVQRIVADPRESDGVLSQGLLSERQRDVFNLARRRGYYNWPREVSATDLADELGVSKATALEHLRKAESKLFDVLP